In the Setaria italica strain Yugu1 chromosome VI, Setaria_italica_v2.0, whole genome shotgun sequence genome, one interval contains:
- the LOC101786891 gene encoding probable phospholipid-transporting ATPase 8, producing MPATDTDERPLVELAASATTPTATPTASASAPAPFFPPPAAPGFSRAVRCNAPSSFPADGGGFGGAGQQQHAAAYPGNAISTTKYTAASFVPKSLFEQFRRAANCFFLVVACVSFSPLAPYRAVSVLLPLLVVVSAAMAKEAVEDWRRKQQDIEVNNRKVEVYDGTQSFHETEWKKLRVGDIVKVKKDEFFPADLLFLSSSYDDGICYVETMNLDGETNLKRKQALDVTMGLNDEQFFHSFKAFIRCEDPNEKLYSFLGTLYYNEQQYPLSPQQILLRDSKLRNTSYIYGTVIFTGHDTKVMQNAMEPPSKRSSVERRMDKIIYLLFAILFAIATFGSIVFGMKTKHEISPGNYAWYLRPDQANIFFDPNRASFAAFCHFLTSLMLYVTLVPISLYISIEIVKVLQSTFINQDQNMYCAESDKPARARTSNLNEELGQVHTILSDKTGTLTCNSMEFLKCSIAGVAYGNSPTEMETSYGEIAETTANYGHKNTTEFKRLVKGFNFTDGRLMNGRWAKECSRDSIEMFFRVLAVCHTAIPVADRNSAGMPYEAESPDEGALVTAAREFGFEFYHRTQTTISVHEYDPVFGGKVDRTYKLLNILEFSSARKRMSVIVRTEVGRLFLFCKGADSVIFERLSKDNGKACLSKTKCHINEYSEAGLRTLVLAYRELTEEQYVLWNQKYSAAKNSVHTDHDEAVEKASEDIEKDLVLLGATAVEDRLQSGVPECIHKLAQAGIKIWILTGDKLETAVNIGYSCNLLRKEMEEIFITLDNSSTSASEGCSGEGNRMAPYEEIDRKLLDARTKVFMRGTSTLFALIIDGNALTHALTSSLKNSFLDLAVNCASVLCCRISPKQKALVTRLVKIRTGKTTLAIGDGANDVGMLQEADIGVGISGAEGMQAVMASDFAIAQFRFLERLLLVHGHWCYRRIAAMICYFFFKNITFGITLFWFEAHAMFSAQPAYNDWFISFYNVAFTSLPVIALGVFDKDVSSRVCLEVPSLHQDGVNNVFFSWSRILSWMLNGLCCSIIIYFGSLNAILIQAVRQDGRVAGFDILGVTMYTCVVWTVNCQLALYISYFTWIQHFVIWGSILIWYAFLVIYGLFPPAISTTAYHVFLEACASSPLYWLSTLMIVVTALIPFFVYKISRTLYYPQYHDKVQRTNSKNW from the exons ATGCCCGCCACGGACACCGACGAGCGCCCCCTCGTcgagctcgccgcctccgccactaCCCCAACCGCCACCCCCactgcctccgcctccgctcccgcccccttcttcccgcCCCCCGCGGCCCCGGGGTTCTCCCGCGCGGTCCGCTGCAACGCGCCGTCCTCGTTCCCGGCCGACGGGGGCGGATTCGGGGGcgcggggcagcagcagcatgcggCGGCGTACCCGGGGAACGCGATCTCGACCACCAAGTACACCGCGGCGAGCTTCGTGCCCAAGTCGCTCTTCGAGCAGttccgccgcgccgccaactgcttcttcctcgtcgtcgcctGCGTCTCCTTCAGCCCGCTCGCGCCCTACCGCGCCGTCTCCGTCCTGCTCccgctcctcgtcgtcgtcagcGCAGCCATGGCCAAGGAGGCCGTCGAGGACTGGAGGCGGAAGCAGCAG GACATAGAAGTGAACAATAGGAAGGTTGAGGTGTATGATGGGACCCAGTCATTTCATGAGACAGAATGGAAGAAGCTTCGAGTTGGTGATATAGTTAAAGTTAAAAAGGATGAGTTCTTCCCTGCAGATCTTCTTTTTCTCTCATCTAGCTACGACGATGGAATATGCTATGTTGAGACAATGAATCTTGATGGAGAGACAAACTTGAAGCGAAAACAGGCGCTAGATGTGACTATGGGCTTGAATGATGAGCAGTTTTTCCATAGCTTCAAAGCTTTCATTCGATGCGAGGATCCAAATGAGAAACTGTATTCTTTCTTAGGGACGTTGTACTACAATGAACAACAATATCCTCTGTCTCCACAACAGATCCTTCTAAGGGACTCAAAACTTCGCAATACAAGCTATATATATGGCACTGTAATATTCACAGGGCATGATACAAAGGTGATGCAAAATGCAATGGAGCCACCATCAAAGAGAAGCTCAGTTGAACGAAGAATGGATAAAATAATATATCTGCTTTTTGCTATTCTCTTTGCTATTGCAACGTTCGGGTCAATTGTGTTTGGGATGAAAACAAAGCATGAGATAAGTCCAGGAAACTATGCATGGTACCTCAGACCAGATCAAGCAAATATATTCTTTGATCCAAACAGAGCATCATTTGCAGCCTTTTGCCATTTTCTCACAAGCCTTATGCTGTATGTGACCttggtgcctatttcattgtATATATCGATAGAAATTGTCAAGGTGTTACAGAGCACATTCATAAATCAAGACCAGAATATGTATTGTGCAGAGTCTGATAAACCTGCAAGAGCTCGCACTTCCAATTTGAATGAAGAACTTGGTCAAGTTCATACTATTTTGTCTGACAAAACAGGAACATTAACATGCAACTCGATGGAGTTCTTGAAATGTTCTATTGCTGGGGTTGCTTATGGGAATAGTCCTACAGAAATGGAGACGTCTTATGGAGAAATAGCTGAAACTACTGCCAATTATGGGCACAAGAACACTACTGAATTCAAGAGATTAGTCAAGGGATTCAACTTCACTGATGGCCGTTTGATGAATGGAAGATGGGCCAAAGAATGTTCTAGGGATTCTATAGAGATGTTTTTCCGAGTATTAGCTGTTTGTCATACTGCAATTCCTGTGGCAGATAGAAATTCTGCTGGTATGCCTTATGAAGCAGAGTCACCTGATGAAGGAGCTCTTGTTACAGCTGCTAGAGAGTTTGGTTTTGAATTTTATCACAGGACACAGACAACCATATCAGTGCATGAATATGATCCTGTCTTTGGTGGAAAGGTGGATAG AACCTATAAACTACTCAACATCTTAGAGTTCAGCAGTGCTCGTAAGCGTATGTCTGTTATTGTGAGGACAGAAGTGGGTCGGTTATTCCTGTTCTGCAAAGGAGCTGACAG TGTAATATTCGAAAGGCTCTCCAAAGATAATGGAAAAGCTTGTCTGAGCAAAAcgaagtgtcacatcaatgagTATTCTGAGGCAGGTCTCCGGACCCTAGTACTTGCATACCGTGAACTTACTGAGGAGCAATATGTTCTATGGAATCAGAAGTACTCAGCTGCCAAGAATTCTGTACATACCGATCATGATGAAGCTGTGGAGAAGGCATCAGAAGATATCGAGAAGGATTTGGTTCTCTTAGGTGCTACTGCAGTGGAGGACAGATTGCAAAGTGGG GTTCCTGAGTGTATTCACAAACTTGCACAAGCTGGAATTAAGATCTGGATTTTAACTGGAGACAAGCTGGAGACAGCTGTCAACATAGG TTACTCATGTAACTTATTGAGGAAAGAGATGGAGGAAATTTTTATCACGCTGGATAACTCAAGTACAAGTGCTTCAGAGGGATGTAGTGGAGAAGGAAACAGAATG GCCCCATATGAAGAAATTGATAGAAAATTActagatgctagaacaaaggtTTTCATGAGAGGAACCTCAACTTTATTTGCTCTTATTATTGACGGCAATGCTCTGACACATGCTCTCACGAGCAGCCTCAAGAACTCATTTCTGGATCTAGCAGTCAACTGTGCATCTGTGTTATGTTGTCGGATTTCTCCAAAACAGAAAGCACTG GTCACCAGGTTGGTTAAAATTAGGACAGGTAAAACTACTCTAGCTATTGGAGATGGAGCAAATGATGTCGGTATGCTACAAGAGGCTGACATTGGGGTTGGAATAAGTGGCGCTGAAGGAATGCAG GCTGTGATGGCAAGTGACTTTGCAATAGCTCAGTTTCGTTTCTTAGAGCGGTTACTTCTTGTGCATGGTCATTGGTGTTATCGTCGGATTGCAGCTATG ATATGCTATTTTTTCTTCAAGAACATCACATTCGGCATTACACTTTTCTGGTTCGAGGCCCATGCTATGTTCTCAGCCCAACCTGCGTACAATGACTGGTTCATTTCTTTCTATAATGTTGCCTTCACATCTCTCCCTGTCATTGCCCTTGGTGTTTTTGACAAGGATGTCTCTTCCCGTGTTTGTCTTGAG GTCCCTTCATTACATCAAGATGGCGTGAATAATGTATTCTTTAGTTGGTCCCGAATACTCAGCTGGATGTTAAATGGGCTGTGCTGTTCAATAATCATATACTTTGGTTCCCTCAATGCCATCCTGATTCAGGCTGTCCGGCAGGATGGTCGTGTTGCTGGGTTTGACATCCTAGGAGTGACCATGTACACTTGCGTAGTGTGGACTGTGAACTGCCAGCTGGCTCTCTACATCAGCTATTTCACCTGGATACAACATTTTGTTATCTGGGGCAGTATACTAATCTGGTACGCGTTTCTAGTCATCTATGGACTATTTCCCCCGGCAATATCAACCACTGCATATCATGTTTTCTTGGAAGCTTGTGCGTCGAGCCCTTTGTACTGGTTATCAACCCTAATGATTGTGGTCACAGCCTTGATCCCATTCTTCGTCTACAAAATATCGAGGACACTGTATTACCCACAGTACCACGATAAAGTTCAGAGAACTAACTCAAAGAATTGGTGA